In one Arachis duranensis cultivar V14167 chromosome 9, aradu.V14167.gnm2.J7QH, whole genome shotgun sequence genomic region, the following are encoded:
- the LOC107465558 gene encoding guanosine deaminase, with product MEDATAAATTPTANVLEAKDGTISVASAFPGHQEAVQDRDHKFLSKAVEEAYKGVECGDGGPFGAVVVQNDDVVVSCHNMVLRNTDPTAHAEVTAIREACQKLNQIDLADCEIYASCEPCPMCFGAIHLSRIKRLVYGAKAEAAIAIGFDDFIADALRGTGFYQKAQLEIKKADGTGAVIAEQVFEKTKEKFSMY from the exons TGTTGGAAGCTAAAGATGGAACTATTTCCGTCGCTTCAGCATTCCCCGGTCATCAAGAAG CTGTACAGGATAGAGACCACAAGTTCCTCTCAAAAGCTGTTGAAGAAGCATACAAAGGGGTTGAATGTGGTGATGGAGGACCATTTGGTGCTGTTGTTGTACAAAATGATGATGTAGTTGTAAGCTGCCATAACATGGTTCTAAGGAACACTGATCCCACAGCTCATGCCGAAGTTACGGCTATCAGAGAG GCATGTCAAAAGCTAAATCAAATTGATCTTGCTGACTGTGAAATCTATGCTTCATGTGAGCCTTGTCCAATGTGCTTTGGAGCAATTCATCTTTCAAGAATTAAG AGATTGGTTTATGGAGCAAAAGCAGAGGCTGCGATAGCAATTGGTTTCGATGATTTCATTGCTGATGCGCTGAGAGGCACTGGTTTTTATCAGAAGGCTCAATTGGAAATTAAGAAGGCGGATGGTACCGGCGCTGTAATTGCAGAACAAGTGTTTGAGAAGACAAAGGAAAAGTTTTCTATGTattga
- the LOC107465557 gene encoding guanosine deaminase: MEDNAADAAAVPRTVNGIVLHNSWFRKALQDRDNKFLTKAIEEAYKAVECGDGRPFGAVVVRNGVVVVSCHNMVLRKSDPTAHAEINAIREACKKLNQIYLADCEIYASCEPCPMCLGAIKLSKNKRLVYGAKAEAAVAIGFDPSIANAPNQKSELEIKKADNGRTSI, from the exons ATGGAGGACAACGCTGCTGATGCTGCCGCCGTCCCTCGTACTGTGAATGGTATAGTCCTTCATAATTCATGGTTTCGCAAAG CTTTACAGGATAGAGATAACAAGTTCCTGACGAAAGCTATCGAAGAAGCATATAAAGCTGTTGAATGTGGCGATGGACGACCATTTGGTGCTGTTGTTGTTAGAAATGGTGTAGTAGTTGTGAGCTGTCATAACATGGTGTTAAGGAAGAGTGATCCCACTGCTCATGCTGAAATTAATGCTATCAGAGAG gcatgtaaaaagctaaatcaAATTTATCTTGCAGACTGTGAAATCTATGCTTCTTGTGAACCTTGTCCAATGTGCCTGGGTGCAATTAAGCTTTCAAAAAATAAG AGATTGGTTTATGGAGCAAAAGCAGAGGCAGCAGTTGCAATCGGATTCGATCCTTCCATTGCCAATGCGCCTAACCAGAAGTCCGAATTGGAGATTAAGAAGGCAGATAATGGCAGAACAAGTATTTGA